The Triticum aestivum cultivar Chinese Spring unplaced genomic scaffold, IWGSC CS RefSeq v2.1 scaffold187199, whole genome shotgun sequence DNA window TAATACATTCTTTCAACCATGTATTCATGCTAACAATGTTTCAACACAAATCCCAAATAACACTTCAGTTTTCATGAGCTATTATTCATATATTCGAATAATATCTGCCTTCCAGAAAGATGATTACATTCAGCCAATTAAGCAGTTGGAGTTCTACCTCCTCTTTAACTGCTAGATTTATTACATATTTCCACATAAAAGTTCACAGGATACGGGATACATAAGAATCCGAGATCTCATCCTCCTCTGAGATCTCGGTCAGCTCGGATAACAAAGGGTAAGAATCTGGAACAGCGGTGTGCTCATCATCACAGAAGAATGGCCTGGAAGGCATCTGCAGGCCATCGAAGCCACCTTCCAGCATCTCTATGACTGTGCTCATCGTCGGCCTGTCATGAGACTTCATCTGGATGCACCATAGTCCAACGATGCACAGCTTCCTCTCCAACTCATGCATGTCAGCAACGGGAGATATCTCACACACTTCTTGTTCAGTTAGTCTGTCATACACCCATGACGGGTAGTACGCTTGGCTTGAGTTTGGTGCATTTGGATCGGCGTTCCTTCTTCCTCCAGTCATCTCCAGCAGCAGCATTCCGAAGCTGTAAACGTCAGACTTGCTCGATATGACACCGAAGCTCCTAGATATCATCTCAGGAGCTATGTACCCAATAGTTCCCCGTAGAGCTCTAGACGGCACAAAACTGTTGTCCCTTGGGTATAGTTTGGCGAGACCAAAATCAGCAACTTTTGGGACAAAATTGCTGTCAAGAAGGATGTTGTGTGGCTTGATGTCAAAGTGTAGAATCTGCATCTCACACCCCTGATGCAGGTAGTTGATCCCTCGGGCAATGCCCAAAGCGATCTCATTAAGCTTGTCCCAGGAGAAACTTTTCACGTCTGAGAAGATGTACTTGTCAAGAGAACCTCGAGGCATGTACTCGTATACGAGGGCCCTCCTCATCTCTTCGGAGCAGAATCCCAAAAGATGAACCACATTGACATGGTGGATCCTGCCAATGGTAGAGACCTCACTGATGAAGTCTTCTCCGTTGCAGTTGGAGTTACCTTCTAGCATTTTGACCGCAACATGAACATTGCCTGGTAGTAGCACACCCTTGAACACAGAGCCATAGCCTCCTTGACCCAATTTATCTCTGAAATGGCTTGTGATTGCGATGATGTCGGTGTAGGCGTACCTCGTCGGGCCAAGAATTTGTTGCATACGGAGGAACTTCTCAACTGCATCAATAGTTATCCTTGTTTTCCAGTACTTGTAGACCAGGAAAATCAACAGAGACAGAGGCGCCAATATGAACCTGCATAGGACTGCCCAAATGAGGCAGCAGAAATGTATACATCATATTGATGGTGCAAAATTACGGATTACACAATATAAATTAGATCATGGTACAATAGGAACACTCTTCCGATTACCATGACTGGAACCTACCAAAGAACAGCTTACACAACAGGCTAAAAAGGAAAACGGATGATTATTGTTGGTAGAAATTTTTCACTTACCAATAAGTAACTTGATGATATTAATAGCAGGTACAATGGTTTGCAATCTCAAAAACATCTTTGGCTGGCAGTGGTAACCCTCATCGCGGTAATAATTTACGCAGTTGAAGAAATGTATCTCACTCCAGAAATAGGCATGAGCCCACTTCAGGATGCTTGCATCAGATATTTGCTCCTTGAAGTATCTGCAAGGCACACCATTACACAAAAAGGAAATTAAGAAGGGGACACACTTCTTAGATAAGAGTAAACTGCCAATCCTTCCACCAACTAGTTTAAGCGGGTGGTATAGCCACCGATATTTTAGAAGATGCACGTGTGTGATGATTCGTGCGGGTTGTGTTTGTTGCCTAAAAGGGAAAATGAGGATGTTTGGTTTTCTGTGCACATAGTACCATGTAATTCAACCAGCTTTGCACTTTGGACTAGCTTTTCTATTCAACATATGTGCTCTGACAACTGGCCCTACCCGCAGATGTTCCTTTTTAGACAAGAGATGCTATGGGCTCATAAATAGAAATAGAGAGAGTTAAAGTATCCATGTTGGATATGATTGTGTCCTTCTAATTCATTAGTGTCCAACTAAATTAGCAAATGCTCCTAAAGTACTTAGTTTAGTCAGGAGTTTATGTTGAGATCCGACTTGTCGATCGAGTTGTCCTTGTCCTATATAAATAAAAATGATCCGTATGTACCCGTTTAGTCAAGCAATGAAATAAAGAAAAGCTCTCCAAGTCTCATAGCCTCTCTTCCACGTTAGGGACGAGCACTGTCGCCTGATTGTTGAAGATGAGGGCCCTCTCCTGGTCTTTGGACTTGTATACTCTACCTAAGTTATCTTGTGGAACAAGGTCCATAACATCAGCTGTCACACAAGTGGATGCACAAATTCAATCGGCTTAGATAAAAAAAAAATCTTGCGCGGGGTAACTACAGCCCCCTGCTGAAGTCACCGTGCTCTCCACtcctaaccctaactccctacCCTAACCACTGGTTGTCTCGCTCGACTCTGCCGCCGCCGGCTTCACCGGCCAGGTTGCCTAGCTCACTCAGCTCTGCTGCAATTCAATATGTGGTGTAATTATAACCTAGTAAATTACTGATATTCCCTGGTTAACTGCTTGCAGGCTCGACCGCCCCCTAGCGTGACTGTACTCTTTTGAAGCTCAGGTGGCTTAACAGGTCAcgttaattattatttttaaaggAAAGGAAGTGAACCAAATTCAGGAGGAAATAGAATGAGAGGGTGACATGGCTGCACTCCAGAGCACAAACTCACCTGGTTGAATTGTTCAGGCATATATTAATGGCTTCAGAGCAAGTCCGCTTCCCGTACACATTGATAGGAAACTGAACAGAAAACCCATTCTTTATAAATCCCATGATATCTGCATAACTTGCATTCCGTACTACTTGTTGGCTGTCAGAGGAATATCGGTAGTCACCAAAGGGGACCATGGCCAAGTAGCCACAAGAAGATTCAAGATCTTGAAACACACAATGGTGGGGAGGCCACCATACATAAACATGTGAATTGCTCCCGCTCAGGCATGTAACAGCCTTGTACATGCTGTTATTAGTTATTGCTCGTGAACAATTGGTGAAACATGCCCAGTTGGCTTCAATTGCCAAATCAAGATAGTAATGTGAATCAATGAAGCCGTATGTGTAAGGACCTTGGTTCCACCGAGGAAGAGGGCAGCTGCTGTTGGCATTAAAATTGGCGTCCACAACCCAGAAGGATGAATCAGTATAGTTGATGCCAGTAACATAGTATGTTCCAGTGTTGATGTAAATTGTAGCCTTGCTACTGCTACAAACCAGCTCATATCCTTCAGCACCACACCCAGGTGGGTCGCCTGGACGTCGGAAAGGATACCGTACGTCTCGGAGAGGCCCGCATGAAAAACTTAGGCACTTGTCCCCTCCCTGGACATCTTCCAAAAGAACTACGAGCACAGAGAAAACAGTCAGGGCTTGCAGGGAAATAGAACAATGATACACACCGGGCTTCGCCATGACAGCTTTGCAGATGCTTGAGTACTCCCACAAGGGAATTGATGTCCTAGTTCTGGAGAAGATTACTTGATTATATAAGGAAGGCCTAGCCTGATTGGGATACTACTGACTTTGGAATGGAAAAAGAAAATCGCTATTTGACCATACAAAAAACAAAGCTGGAGCTGAAATTTTTTTTGACTGAGCTGCCAATTTAGTAATCTTCTGCCCCATTTACTTGGTAAGGGTTCATAATTTCCAGAAGTGACAATGACAGCATGCTAGAGTTTCCATGCAGTGCCCCTTGACGCACGGCAGAAGTGCTTGTAGTCAACAGAAATTTCTCTGCAGGCACATATATAGCTATCAATACAGTATGAATCTGATCAAGAGGGTGGCAATCACAGTACTAGAACTTCCACGCATGAAACTGATGGAAGTACTCGAGTTTCAACACGGTTCTAGAATCCTTGGCTACGACTACTGTGCAGTCACTCTCGAGTCACTAGAACACAGCATGAGGTTGCATTCACAGCAGGAATTCAACCATGATAATTAAGGCGTATGACTATATATCGGAGGCACAACTCTGGTTGCTACCTGTGAAGCTAATTAAGCAATCTAGAGCTACTATTTTATACTTGCAGTAGCTTGCTTGCCTTCATCTCCATTCCTCTTCCTCTACATTCCGGTTAGAGATACACCAAGATGAGTAAATTCCTTGTTGCAGCTGTCCTGCTATCTCTCGCCAACCATGGAGCTGACATGGCCACAGCGTGGGATGATAAAGATTTCTTCAAATACTGTCCACCGTACAGCAAACATGGCCCGGAGATCAGGTTTCCTCTCCGACTTAAATCCAACAATACATCATCATCATGCGGCGGACCATGCGTGGGGATGGAGTTAGCATGCTCTGGCCAGGACACCATCCTTGTTCACCCAGTACTTGACTACTTGGCCGATGTAAGGTCACTGCCATAGATTACAGTAGGAGTGCCATGAATATCACCCCGCTTTTATACTCCTCATCTCCCTGTCCGCTCAAGGAGCTCTTCTCCAGAAGCATACCGATTGATGCCTATGAAGAGAACCAGGGCCCATGTCCGGTCACATTTTATGAGTACAATACAACCCTAGTATGCTGTCCGAGAGAGTTCACGCCAAGCAGTATTGATGCTGCGGATAGCATTGCTGGCCCAGTGTCCTGCCTTAGTAATGAAACTCACTTTTTGTATTTGGTGGACGCATCTGAGCTCATTTCCATTTTTCCACCGGATTGCAAGGCGTGCTCAGATGCCGCTGTCCCCATACCATATCTCTTCAAGTCAGGTGCGGAAAGAATACTCAGCTTTGCTGAGATAACGCTGCACTGGTATGTAACGGGCCAAGGCATCTGGTGCCCAGACTGTGAACGCCAAGGGAGACACTGCGCATTCAGCTCGCAAAGGAATCAAACATTCTGCATGCCTCATGCTCATGGTATTGCTTCTAACTGGCCGAAAGTACCATATAGTTGTACCTAGCTACCTCGTTTATTTTGTTATAATGTTTTCAATTATATATTATTTTGACAGTTTCTAGTGCGCCAGAATTCCTCAAAGATTTGCTATATGGTGTTTTGGTTCTTTTCTTTGCTTCGTAGCCTTGCAAGCATAGCTTGTTAGCTTTTATTTGTTGCCTTTCGGTTTTGAGTTTCTTTCTGGGTTTGGTATGTATCCATTTTGCACAATCCTTAATATGAATTCACATGCATTTCATGCTTGGctgagaaaaaggaaaataaatcatTTGAGTCGCTAGTTTGAGAATTCACATTGAGGCGCCCAAATATCATAAAAGAGACCCTATATAAATAATTAAGCTGAAAGATATTATGTTTTATTCttctatcatactccctccgtttctttatataaggtgtacttgttttttgatgaaattccagtatGTAAgttgcatttcttctaattcctcataattcccTTGTTAGCCTTTCAGAAAAAATGGAAAATATCTCTCTTCTGATTGtctgtatctctccttgtagcaaAATAATGAAAGTATCACTCTGTCGATTGCATGCATCTCTTACTTTCCTGGACTAATTGATTTACTTATCACTAATCAACAAATTTCCCAAGGGTAATTTAGTCCTAGCATGTCTATAATTCCGTGCCTTGGTCATCGTGCTGAAAATACTACACCTTACATAACGGAACGGAAGGAGTATCAGGCACGGTCCATTGCTACACCTTACATAAGCTGTCTGAaatgtcttataaaagtgaacgtaGGGAGTACTATAAACCGCACAAACACACATACAGGAGCAAAATAGTTTCTGCACACTTCTTTTTTGTTCAATAAGCTATTATCCATATCTCATTATACTTTTTTGTATTTGCAGGTTCGCGTATCAAAGTTATCGCGGGTACAGTTGAAACCCATGTCTTTCTGCACTTCacttgaagaagaaaaataaaaataaataaatatttccATTATGCATAAAATTCTTCTAATTGGTCATTGGACTCTTACGTTATCTTATACCCATGATGTCAATATGCTTATTACCTAtttatttgtttattcagcta harbors:
- the LOC123175626 gene encoding LEAF RUST 10 DISEASE-RESISTANCEUS RECEPTOR-LIKE PROTEIN KINASE-like 2.1, producing MAKPGVYHCSISLQALTVFSVLVVLLEDVQGGDKCLSFSCGPLRDVRYPFRRPGDPPGCGAEGYELVCSSSKATIYINTGTYYVTGINYTDSSFWVVDANFNANSSCPLPRWNQGPYTYGFIDSHYYLDLAIEANWACFTNCSRAITNNSMYKAVTCLSGSNSHVYVWWPPHHCVFQDLESSCGYLAMVPFGDYRYSSDSQQVVRNASYADIMGFIKNGFSVQFPINVYGKRTCSEAINICLNNSTRYFKEQISDASILKWAHAYFWSEIHFFNCVNYYRDEGYHCQPKMFLRLQTIVPAINIIKLLIVLCRFILAPLSLLIFLVYKYWKTRITIDAVEKFLRMQQILGPTRYAYTDIIAITSHFRDKLGQGGYGSVFKGVLLPGNVHVAVKMLEGNSNCNGEDFISEVSTIGRIHHVNVVHLLGFCSEEMRRALVYEYMPRGSLDKYIFSDVKSFSWDKLNEIALGIARGINYLHQGCEMQILHFDIKPHNILLDSNFVPKVADFGLAKLYPRDNSFVPSRALRGTIGYIAPEMISRSFGVISSKSDVYSFGMLLLEMTGGRRNADPNAPNSSQAYYPSWVYDRLTEQEVCEISPVADMHELERKLCIVGLWCIQMKSHDRPTMSTVIEMLEGGFDGLQMPSRPFFCDDEHTAVPDSYPLLSELTEISEEDEISDSYVSRIL